A single window of Mycolicibacterium madagascariense DNA harbors:
- a CDS encoding SDR family oxidoreductase, which produces MPTAWFIAGASRGMGRELVDRLLARGDRVAATARRAEALDDLVDRYGDRLWVRALDVTDTAALRAVVDDAFAAHARIDVVVANAGYGVFGVAEDLTDRQIDEMIATNLTGSIHLARAVLPHLRAQGGGHLVQMSSMGGHLAFPAFSLYHVTKWGIEGFYEALAQEVAPFGIRTTLVEPGVVRTGFFDAASRVPLSEPYVGGPADRPGPSTEDMVDDAQKTVAAIIRACDAAEPPRRLVLGSDAWQLIGDALRSRLDDVVAQRANAATADID; this is translated from the coding sequence ATGCCGACTGCCTGGTTCATCGCTGGAGCGTCCCGCGGGATGGGACGCGAACTCGTCGATCGACTGCTCGCCCGCGGGGACCGCGTCGCGGCCACCGCCCGCCGCGCCGAGGCGCTCGACGACCTCGTCGACCGCTACGGCGACCGGCTGTGGGTGCGCGCGCTCGACGTCACCGACACCGCAGCCCTGCGGGCGGTCGTCGACGACGCCTTCGCCGCGCACGCCCGGATCGACGTCGTCGTCGCCAACGCCGGTTACGGGGTGTTCGGCGTCGCAGAGGACCTCACCGACCGGCAGATCGACGAGATGATCGCAACCAACCTGACGGGGTCGATCCACTTGGCCAGGGCCGTGCTGCCGCACCTGCGCGCGCAGGGCGGCGGGCACCTGGTGCAGATGTCGAGCATGGGTGGGCACCTCGCGTTCCCCGCCTTCTCGCTCTACCACGTCACCAAGTGGGGGATCGAGGGTTTCTACGAGGCCCTGGCGCAGGAGGTCGCGCCGTTCGGGATCCGGACGACGCTCGTCGAGCCCGGCGTCGTCCGCACGGGGTTCTTCGACGCTGCGAGTCGCGTCCCGCTGAGTGAGCCCTACGTGGGCGGCCCCGCCGACCGGCCCGGCCCGTCGACGGAGGACATGGTCGACGACGCGCAGAAGACGGTCGCCGCCATCATCCGGGCCTGCGACGCCGCCGAACCCCCGCGACGGCTGGTGCTCGGATCCGACGCCTGGCAGCTCATCGGCGACGCGTTGCGGAGCCGACTCGACGACGTCGTCGCGCAGCGCGCCAACGCTGCGACCGCCGACATCGACTGA
- a CDS encoding VOC family protein has product MATLTRRQISETLDPLGWRLIHGAALAHVAVASLAAAAEAAAVAVTAAGTGGNGHLSVELHSDRLLLRLQSAVTGTVSEADLHLAQTVTEALGRRSLVTSPGDAAAAPQSMEIAIDALDIPLVQPFWRAVTGYVDEPGAPEPDAALIDPLGRGPEIWFQQMDAPRVQRNRIHLDVTVAPELAQPRIDAALAAGGTLLSAARAPAFWVLADAEGNEVCVCTWQGRD; this is encoded by the coding sequence ATGGCCACGCTGACCCGCCGACAGATCTCCGAAACCCTCGACCCGCTGGGCTGGCGGCTGATCCACGGCGCCGCTCTCGCCCACGTGGCCGTCGCGTCCCTGGCCGCCGCCGCGGAGGCAGCCGCCGTCGCCGTCACCGCGGCGGGCACCGGCGGCAACGGGCACCTGAGCGTCGAACTGCACTCCGATCGGCTGCTGCTGCGGCTGCAGTCAGCGGTCACCGGCACGGTCTCCGAGGCCGACCTGCACCTGGCGCAGACCGTGACGGAGGCGTTGGGACGGCGCTCGCTGGTGACGTCGCCGGGCGACGCCGCGGCGGCGCCCCAGAGCATGGAGATCGCCATCGACGCGCTCGACATCCCGCTCGTCCAACCATTCTGGCGGGCCGTCACCGGCTACGTCGACGAGCCGGGTGCACCGGAACCCGACGCCGCACTGATCGATCCGCTCGGCCGCGGGCCCGAGATCTGGTTCCAGCAGATGGACGCCCCGCGCGTGCAGCGCAATCGAATCCACCTCGACGTGACCGTCGCGCCGGAGCTGGCGCAGCCGCGCATCGACGCGGCGCTGGCCGCCGGCGGGACGCTGCTCTCGGCGGCCCGCGCGCCCGCGTTCTGGGTGCTGGCCGACGCCGAGGGCAACGAGGTGTGCGTCTGCACGTGGCAGGGGCGCGACTAA
- a CDS encoding proline--tRNA ligase, translating to MITRMSELFLRTLRDDPADAEVPSHKLLIRAGYVRPIGPGLYSWLPLGLRVFRKIEQIVREEMNAIGGQEILLPALLPRAAYETTNRWTEYGETLFRLQDRRGNDYLLGPTHEEIFTLTVKGEYSSYKDFPLRLYQIQTKYRDEARPRAGILRGREFVMKDSYSFDVDDDGLKQAYHAHREAYQRIFGRLGVRYVIVSAVSGAMGGSASEEFLAESEVGEDTFVRCLQSGYAANVEAVITAQPEPIPFEGLPDAVVHETGDTPTIATLVDWANGADLPQFADRPVTAADTLKNILLKVREPGGEWELLAVGVPGDREVDDKRLGAALEPAEYALLDDADFARNTFLAKGYIGPKGLLANGVRYLVDPRVGDGTAWITGADEKGRHVVGLVAGRDFVPDGTIEAAEVRDGDPSPDGAGPLVSARGIEIGHIFQLGRKYADAFKADVLGEDGKPLRLTMGSYGIGVSRMVAVLAEQHHDEIGLRWPSAVSPFDVHIVIANKDDDARTGATELASQLDRLGVEPLLDDRKMSPGVKFKDAELLGVPWIVVVGRGWANGVIELRNRFTGKTTELAADGAAAAIVEQLA from the coding sequence GTGATCACCCGCATGTCAGAACTGTTCCTCCGCACGTTGCGCGACGACCCCGCCGACGCCGAGGTGCCCAGCCACAAGTTGCTGATCAGGGCGGGCTACGTGCGTCCCATCGGGCCGGGTCTCTACAGCTGGCTGCCGCTCGGACTGCGGGTGTTCCGCAAGATCGAACAGATCGTCCGCGAGGAGATGAACGCGATCGGCGGCCAGGAGATCCTGCTGCCCGCGCTGCTGCCCCGCGCGGCCTACGAAACGACGAACCGCTGGACCGAGTACGGCGAGACGCTGTTTCGGCTGCAGGACCGCCGCGGCAACGACTACCTCCTCGGCCCCACGCACGAGGAGATCTTCACCCTGACGGTCAAGGGGGAGTACAGCTCCTACAAGGACTTCCCGTTGCGGCTCTACCAGATTCAGACCAAGTACCGCGACGAGGCCCGCCCCCGCGCGGGCATCCTGCGCGGGCGCGAGTTCGTCATGAAGGACTCCTACAGCTTCGACGTCGACGACGACGGGCTGAAGCAGGCATACCACGCCCACCGCGAGGCCTACCAACGGATCTTCGGCCGCCTCGGCGTGCGCTACGTCATCGTCTCGGCGGTGTCCGGCGCCATGGGCGGCAGCGCGTCGGAGGAGTTCCTCGCCGAGAGCGAGGTCGGCGAGGACACGTTCGTGCGGTGCCTGCAGTCCGGGTACGCCGCCAACGTCGAGGCCGTGATCACCGCACAGCCCGAGCCGATTCCGTTCGAGGGCCTGCCCGACGCCGTCGTGCACGAGACCGGTGACACGCCGACCATCGCCACGCTCGTCGACTGGGCCAACGGGGCGGACCTGCCGCAGTTCGCCGATCGCCCCGTGACCGCTGCCGACACGCTGAAGAACATCTTGCTGAAGGTGCGCGAACCGGGCGGGGAGTGGGAACTGCTCGCCGTCGGCGTCCCGGGTGACCGCGAGGTCGACGACAAGCGTCTCGGCGCGGCGCTCGAACCCGCGGAGTACGCACTCCTCGACGACGCCGACTTCGCGAGGAACACGTTCCTGGCCAAGGGGTACATCGGCCCAAAGGGGTTGTTGGCCAACGGTGTTCGCTATCTCGTCGATCCCCGGGTGGGGGATGGCACCGCGTGGATCACCGGCGCCGACGAGAAGGGGCGCCACGTCGTCGGTCTCGTCGCGGGCCGCGACTTCGTCCCCGACGGGACGATCGAGGCCGCCGAGGTCCGTGACGGCGATCCGTCCCCGGACGGCGCCGGCCCGCTGGTGTCGGCGCGCGGCATCGAGATCGGTCACATCTTCCAGCTCGGCCGCAAGTACGCCGACGCGTTCAAGGCCGACGTCCTCGGCGAGGACGGCAAGCCGCTGCGGTTGACCATGGGTTCCTACGGCATCGGCGTGTCCCGCATGGTGGCGGTGCTCGCCGAACAGCATCACGACGAGATCGGCCTGCGCTGGCCGTCGGCGGTGTCGCCGTTCGACGTGCACATCGTCATCGCCAACAAGGACGACGACGCCCGAACGGGCGCAACCGAATTGGCGTCGCAGCTCGACCGGCTCGGCGTGGAGCCCCTGCTCGACGACCGCAAGATGTCGCCGGGGGTCAAGTTCAAGGACGCCGAGCTCCTCGGGGTGCCGTGGATCGTCGTGGTCGGACGCGGCTGGGCGAACGGTGTCATCGAGTTGCGCAACCGGTTCACCGGCAAGACGACGGAGCTGGCGGCCGACGGCGCCGCCGCGGCCATCGTCGAGCAGCTCGCCTAG
- a CDS encoding ferritin-like domain-containing protein encodes MTTPGPTPPTRPSDDADAALFDAISVEHGVIYGYGLVSAHATPDLNDLVSQALAAHREVREEAIAALTARHVRPPVPAVGYQLPFDVATPTDAEKLAVRMEEDSAAAWRSVLERATADGDRHLAVTALTQAAVLAARWRGVLGVVPTTVAFPGGSET; translated from the coding sequence ATGACCACCCCCGGCCCGACGCCACCGACCCGGCCGTCCGATGACGCCGACGCTGCGCTGTTCGATGCGATCTCCGTCGAGCACGGCGTCATCTACGGCTACGGCCTGGTGTCCGCGCACGCGACACCGGACCTCAACGACCTGGTCTCGCAGGCACTGGCGGCGCACCGCGAGGTGCGCGAGGAGGCCATCGCCGCGCTGACGGCGCGCCACGTCCGCCCGCCGGTTCCGGCCGTCGGTTACCAGCTGCCGTTCGACGTCGCCACCCCCACCGACGCCGAGAAGCTCGCCGTGCGCATGGAGGAGGACTCCGCCGCGGCGTGGCGCAGCGTCCTGGAACGGGCCACTGCCGACGGCGACCGCCACCTCGCAGTCACCGCCCTGACCCAGGCCGCGGTGCTGGCGGCCCGGTGGCGCGGCGTGCTCGGCGTCGTACCGACCACGGTGGCGTTTCCCGGTGGGAGCGAGACCTAA
- a CDS encoding MFS transporter, with amino-acid sequence MSAAGGSPGSAEQSTAPLASSVLGIAIIAITGMQLMSTLDGTIVIVALPRMQAELDLSDAGKSWVITAYVLTFGGLLLLGGRVGDAIGQKRAFLSGVGVFTLASLVCGLANDEYTLIAARALQGMGAAVAAPTGFALIATTYAVGQARNQAMAVSAGMQAIGSVLGLVLGGLLTVISWRLAFLMNVPIGIVIIAIAVLRIGETHHERLKLDVTGALLATLGCTAAVLVFTQGPPRGWLDPWVVGAAVAAVVCFVSFLFAERKAENPLVPFSVFSERNRVMTLISWFLGGGVLLTVTVMVGLLAQDVLGYSALRAGICFLPFAVAVGVGNLLATKLAPLVAPRWLIIGGGLFVLAAMLYGSTLDRSIPYFPDLFTPIVLGGFGIGIISVVLPLCAVAGVGPREIGPVSAITLMVQNLGGPLVLVVIMAVQTSRTLYLGGTTGPVKNMTPAQLDALGYGYTYSLLWVAGVSILVGIAAFWIGFSARDIARAQHTKEAVEAGEL; translated from the coding sequence ATGTCTGCCGCCGGTGGTTCCCCAGGTTCGGCGGAGCAGTCGACAGCCCCGTTGGCGTCGTCCGTGCTCGGAATCGCCATCATCGCGATCACCGGCATGCAGCTGATGTCGACGCTCGACGGCACCATCGTCATCGTCGCGCTGCCGAGGATGCAGGCTGAGCTCGACCTCTCCGATGCGGGTAAGAGCTGGGTCATCACGGCATACGTGCTGACTTTCGGCGGGCTGCTGCTGCTCGGCGGCCGGGTCGGCGACGCCATCGGCCAGAAGCGTGCCTTCCTGTCCGGCGTCGGCGTCTTCACCCTCGCCTCCCTGGTGTGCGGATTGGCCAACGACGAGTACACGCTGATCGCCGCTCGCGCACTGCAGGGCATGGGGGCCGCCGTCGCAGCCCCGACCGGATTCGCGCTGATCGCCACCACCTACGCCGTGGGGCAGGCCCGCAACCAGGCCATGGCCGTGTCCGCCGGAATGCAGGCGATCGGTTCGGTGCTCGGGCTGGTGCTCGGGGGCCTGCTGACGGTCATCTCCTGGCGGTTGGCGTTCCTGATGAACGTGCCCATCGGCATCGTCATCATCGCGATCGCGGTCCTGCGCATCGGTGAGACGCACCACGAACGACTCAAGCTGGACGTCACGGGCGCGCTGCTGGCCACCCTGGGCTGCACGGCCGCGGTGCTGGTCTTCACGCAGGGCCCCCCGCGCGGCTGGCTCGACCCGTGGGTGGTCGGCGCGGCCGTCGCCGCGGTCGTCTGCTTCGTCTCGTTCCTGTTCGCCGAACGCAAGGCGGAGAACCCGCTCGTGCCGTTCTCGGTGTTCAGCGAGCGCAATCGGGTGATGACGCTCATCTCGTGGTTCCTCGGCGGTGGTGTGCTGCTGACCGTCACCGTGATGGTCGGGCTGCTCGCGCAGGACGTGCTCGGCTACTCGGCGCTGCGTGCCGGAATCTGCTTCCTGCCATTTGCGGTGGCGGTCGGCGTCGGCAACCTCCTGGCGACCAAACTGGCGCCCCTCGTCGCGCCGCGGTGGCTGATCATCGGCGGCGGCCTGTTCGTGCTCGCCGCCATGCTGTACGGCTCCACGCTGGACCGCAGCATCCCGTACTTCCCCGATCTGTTCACCCCGATCGTGCTCGGCGGTTTCGGCATCGGGATCATCTCGGTGGTGCTGCCGCTGTGCGCGGTCGCGGGCGTCGGACCCCGGGAGATCGGGCCGGTCTCGGCCATCACGCTGATGGTGCAGAACCTGGGTGGGCCGCTGGTGCTCGTCGTCATCATGGCGGTTCAGACCTCGCGCACCCTGTACCTGGGCGGCACCACGGGGCCGGTGAAGAACATGACGCCCGCCCAGCTCGACGCTCTCGGCTACGGCTACACCTATTCGCTGCTGTGGGTTGCCGGCGTGTCGATCCTCGTCGGCATCGCGGCGTTCTGGATCGGCTTCTCGGCGCGCGACATCGCCAGGGCGCAGCACACCAAGGAAGCGGTCGAGGCGGGCGAGCTGTAG
- a CDS encoding cobyrinate a,c-diamide synthase: protein MVSTPGVVIAAPSSGSGKTTVATGLMGALRQAGHVVAPFKVGPDFIDPGYHALAAGSPGRNLDPVLVGDDLIGPLYRHGSAAADLAVVEGVMGLFDGRIDPQFNGPARGSTAHVAGLLGMPVVLVVDARGQSQSIGALLHGFSTFDQSLRVSGVILNRVGSTRHEQVLRQACEQVGMTVLGAIPRADELSVPSRHLGLVTAVEHGQRAVEAVTAMAALVARHVDVAAVAALAASRVEVPAWTPQVAEPVAGGATVALAAGRAFTFGYPEHAELLAAAGAEVVAFDPLTGTLPDGTDALVIPGGFPEQFTVELSANEVVRRQIGDLADRGAPVHAECAGLTYLMDDLDGHPMCGVLPGSAHFTERLTLGYRDAVALADSAVHPAGARVAGHEFHRTAVTFVGAPESAWGFRNGAGAAVTDGAISGGVHAAYLHAHAAAHPSAATRFVAAAVARRAEPSSTAPSKLAGWRPPETR, encoded by the coding sequence ATGGTGAGCACCCCCGGGGTCGTCATCGCGGCGCCGTCGTCGGGCAGCGGGAAGACCACCGTCGCCACCGGCCTGATGGGTGCGCTGCGCCAGGCCGGCCACGTCGTCGCGCCGTTCAAGGTGGGCCCCGACTTCATCGACCCCGGGTACCACGCGCTCGCCGCCGGGTCACCGGGGCGCAACCTCGATCCCGTCCTCGTCGGCGACGACCTGATCGGTCCGCTCTACCGGCACGGCAGTGCGGCCGCCGACCTCGCGGTCGTCGAGGGCGTGATGGGGCTCTTCGACGGCCGCATCGACCCGCAGTTCAACGGCCCCGCCCGCGGGTCCACCGCCCACGTGGCCGGTCTGCTCGGCATGCCCGTCGTCCTCGTCGTCGACGCCCGCGGCCAAAGTCAGAGCATCGGCGCTCTGCTGCACGGGTTTTCGACCTTCGATCAGTCGCTGCGCGTCTCGGGGGTCATCCTCAACCGGGTCGGCTCGACGCGGCACGAGCAGGTGCTGCGACAGGCGTGCGAGCAGGTCGGGATGACCGTGCTCGGGGCCATCCCACGGGCCGACGAACTGTCGGTGCCCTCGCGCCACCTCGGGCTGGTCACGGCCGTCGAACACGGACAGCGCGCCGTCGAGGCGGTGACGGCGATGGCCGCACTGGTCGCCCGCCACGTCGACGTCGCCGCCGTCGCGGCCCTGGCCGCGTCCCGGGTCGAGGTGCCCGCCTGGACGCCGCAGGTCGCCGAGCCCGTGGCCGGCGGCGCGACGGTGGCGCTGGCCGCGGGCCGGGCCTTCACCTTCGGCTACCCCGAACACGCCGAATTGCTGGCCGCGGCGGGCGCCGAGGTCGTCGCCTTCGATCCGCTGACGGGCACGCTGCCCGACGGGACGGACGCGCTGGTGATCCCCGGTGGCTTCCCCGAACAGTTCACCGTCGAGCTGTCGGCCAACGAGGTCGTGCGGCGGCAGATCGGGGACCTGGCCGATCGGGGCGCCCCGGTACACGCCGAGTGCGCCGGGTTGACCTATCTGATGGACGACCTCGACGGCCACCCCATGTGCGGCGTGCTGCCCGGCAGCGCGCACTTCACCGAACGTCTGACGTTGGGCTACCGCGACGCCGTCGCCCTCGCCGACTCTGCGGTGCATCCCGCGGGAGCGCGTGTCGCCGGGCATGAATTCCACCGCACCGCAGTGACTTTCGTCGGTGCGCCCGAATCCGCCTGGGGTTTCCGCAACGGGGCCGGGGCGGCGGTCACCGATGGTGCGATCAGCGGCGGGGTGCATGCCGCCTACCTCCACGCGCACGCCGCGGCACACCCGTCGGCGGCGACGCGCTTCGTCGCCGCGGCGGTGGCACGACGGGCGGAACCGAGCTCGACCGCTCCGTCTAAGCTCGCCGGGTGGCGCCCACCCGAGACGAGATGA
- the cobA gene encoding uroporphyrinogen-III C-methyltransferase, which produces MTLENAYLVGLRLDGRKVVVVGGGSVAQRRIPLLLANGADVHVIARAATPAVEALDGIALELRDYRDGDLDGAWYAIAATDDPAVNAAVVAEADRTRIFCVRADVARDGTAVTPASFEYDGLSVGVLAGGEHRRSAAIRSAIHEAMQQGVIVADAPGAQLTGVALVGGGPGDPELITVRGRRLLAQADVVVADRLAPQELLAELAPHVEVIDASKIPYGRAMAQDAINAVLVERASAGKFVVRLKGGDPYVFARGHEELLACADAGIPVTVVPGVTSAIAVPAAAGVPVTHRGITHEFVVVSGHVAPGHPESLVNWDALAALSGTIVLLMAVERIELFAKVLLEGGRPAQTPVLVVQHGTTAQQRTLRTTLAEAAEYIRADGIRPPAIIVIGAVAGFGT; this is translated from the coding sequence ATGACTCTCGAGAACGCGTATCTCGTCGGCTTGCGGCTGGACGGCAGGAAGGTCGTGGTCGTCGGGGGCGGCAGCGTCGCGCAGCGCCGGATCCCCCTGCTGCTCGCCAATGGCGCCGACGTCCACGTCATCGCCAGGGCGGCCACGCCCGCCGTCGAAGCGCTCGACGGCATCGCCCTCGAGCTCCGCGACTACCGCGACGGCGATCTCGACGGCGCCTGGTACGCGATCGCGGCCACCGACGACCCCGCCGTCAACGCAGCCGTCGTCGCCGAGGCCGACCGGACCAGGATCTTCTGCGTGCGCGCCGACGTCGCACGCGACGGCACGGCGGTCACGCCGGCGTCGTTCGAGTACGACGGCCTCAGCGTCGGCGTGCTGGCCGGCGGCGAGCACCGACGGTCGGCGGCCATCCGGTCGGCGATCCACGAGGCCATGCAGCAGGGCGTGATCGTCGCCGACGCCCCGGGCGCGCAGCTCACCGGCGTGGCGCTCGTCGGGGGAGGACCGGGAGACCCCGAGCTCATCACCGTTCGCGGGCGTCGGCTCCTCGCCCAGGCCGACGTCGTCGTCGCCGATCGGCTGGCACCGCAGGAACTCCTCGCCGAACTGGCGCCCCACGTCGAGGTGATCGACGCGTCGAAGATCCCGTACGGCCGAGCGATGGCCCAGGATGCGATCAACGCGGTGCTCGTCGAGCGCGCCTCGGCGGGCAAGTTCGTCGTGCGGCTCAAGGGCGGTGATCCCTACGTGTTCGCGCGCGGACACGAAGAACTGCTCGCGTGCGCCGACGCCGGGATCCCGGTGACCGTGGTGCCCGGTGTGACCAGTGCCATAGCGGTTCCTGCGGCGGCGGGCGTTCCGGTGACCCATCGGGGCATCACGCACGAGTTCGTGGTGGTCAGCGGCCACGTTGCGCCAGGGCACCCCGAATCGTTAGTCAATTGGGATGCACTGGCGGCGCTGTCCGGCACGATCGTGTTGCTGATGGCGGTCGAGCGCATCGAGCTCTTTGCGAAGGTGCTGCTGGAGGGTGGCCGACCTGCGCAAACGCCCGTCCTGGTCGTGCAGCACGGAACGACGGCCCAGCAGCGAACGTTGCGGACGACGCTCGCCGAGGCGGCCGAGTACATCCGCGCCGACGGAATTCGGCCCCCCGCGATCATCGTGATCGGGGCCGTGGCGGGCTTCGGCACTTAA
- a CDS encoding MFS transporter codes for MPITQAQIVRSSWYPAWLPSRRFIAAVVAIGGMQLLATMDSTVAIVALPKIQDELNLSDAGRSWVITAYVLTFGGLMLLGGRLGDTIGRKRTFIVGVALFTIASILCGGAWDETTLVIARLAQGVGAAIASPTGLALIATTFPKGPARNTATAVFAAMTGVGSVMGLVVGGALTEFSWRLAFMVNVPVGLLMIYLARRTLRETHRERMKLDAAGAILATLACTAAVFGFSMGPERGWLSPVTLGSCGAAFVLFGAFLYAERTAVNPVVPFSLFRDRNRVATFAAVFLGGGIMFTLTVLIGLYVQDIMGYSALRAGIGFIPFVIALGIGLGLSSYLVSIFPPRLLVIAGGVLVLAAMIYGSTLNGGIPYFPNLVLPITVGGFGIGMIVVPLTVSAIAGVGFDEIGPVSAIALMLQNLGGPVVLAVIQAVITSRTLYLGGTTGPVKNMDRAQLHALDQGYTYGLLWVASVAILVGVVALFIGYTAQQVAQAQEVKEALDAGEI; via the coding sequence ATGCCCATTACGCAGGCCCAGATCGTGCGCAGCAGTTGGTATCCGGCGTGGCTGCCCTCGCGACGCTTCATCGCCGCGGTCGTGGCGATCGGCGGCATGCAGTTGCTGGCGACGATGGACAGCACCGTCGCCATCGTCGCGCTGCCCAAGATCCAGGACGAGCTCAACCTGTCCGACGCGGGCCGCAGCTGGGTCATCACGGCCTACGTCCTGACCTTCGGCGGCCTCATGCTGCTGGGCGGCCGCCTCGGCGACACGATCGGTCGCAAGCGCACCTTCATCGTCGGCGTCGCACTGTTCACCATCGCGTCCATCCTGTGCGGTGGAGCGTGGGACGAGACGACGCTGGTCATCGCCCGGCTCGCCCAGGGCGTCGGTGCGGCCATCGCGTCGCCGACCGGGCTGGCGCTGATCGCGACGACGTTCCCGAAGGGCCCCGCGCGCAACACCGCCACCGCGGTGTTCGCCGCGATGACCGGCGTCGGCTCGGTCATGGGCCTGGTCGTGGGTGGCGCCCTCACCGAATTCTCCTGGCGACTGGCCTTCATGGTGAACGTCCCGGTCGGGCTGCTGATGATCTACCTCGCCCGACGGACGCTGCGCGAGACGCACCGGGAACGGATGAAGCTCGACGCGGCCGGTGCCATCCTGGCGACGCTCGCCTGCACCGCGGCGGTATTCGGGTTCTCGATGGGTCCCGAGCGCGGTTGGCTCTCACCGGTCACCCTCGGATCGTGCGGCGCCGCGTTCGTCCTCTTCGGCGCATTCCTCTACGCCGAGCGGACCGCGGTCAATCCCGTCGTCCCGTTCAGCCTGTTCCGCGACCGCAACCGCGTGGCCACCTTCGCCGCGGTCTTCCTCGGCGGCGGCATCATGTTCACGCTGACCGTGCTGATCGGTCTGTACGTGCAGGACATCATGGGCTACAGCGCGCTGCGCGCGGGCATCGGCTTCATCCCGTTCGTCATCGCGCTCGGCATCGGCCTGGGCCTGTCGTCCTACCTGGTGTCGATCTTCCCGCCGCGGCTGCTCGTCATCGCGGGCGGCGTGCTGGTGCTCGCCGCGATGATCTACGGCTCGACGCTCAACGGCGGCATCCCGTACTTCCCCAACCTGGTGCTGCCGATCACGGTCGGCGGCTTCGGCATCGGCATGATCGTGGTGCCGCTGACGGTGTCGGCGATCGCCGGTGTCGGCTTCGACGAGATCGGCCCGGTGTCGGCCATCGCGCTGATGCTGCAGAACCTCGGTGGCCCGGTCGTGCTGGCCGTCATCCAGGCCGTCATCACCTCGCGGACCCTGTACCTGGGCGGCACCACCGGCCCGGTCAAGAACATGGACCGCGCGCAACTGCACGCCCTCGACCAGGGCTACACCTACGGCTTGCTGTGGGTGGCGTCGGTCGCGATCCTCGTCGGCGTCGTGGCCCTGTTCATCGGCTACACGGCCCAGCAGGTCGCGCAGGCGCAGGAGGTCAAGGAAGCGTTGGACGCCGGCGAGATCTAG
- a CDS encoding LysR family transcriptional regulator, giving the protein MAKMVRVDDMTLAGLRVCREIALLGSFTAAARSLGYSQPAISRQVAAMEAAAGLPLFVRTARGVSLSAAGHAVVTHAGRILGDVESLRHDLDGLGDRLAGRVRLGVFPTAAAVLAPRTIALLAAEHPGLDIRLSEASTPSLLRELRRGRLAVAVIGAGAGLPDYDLDGLAVHRVFSGDLCVAVPIGHRLASATTAVAVGELTGEPWVIGDGSAGDPQFAAWPTLADPIVAHRVRGWQARLGMVAAGLGICLLPELAAPSVPAGVAIVRVQDPTWMGRVTLAVAGPSPGPSESAVIEALQAAGHSIGSAERSSATSDLKRAVTDPPRSRRRPTLP; this is encoded by the coding sequence ATGGCCAAGATGGTGCGGGTGGACGACATGACGCTCGCCGGTCTGCGGGTGTGTCGCGAGATCGCGCTGCTCGGGTCCTTCACCGCGGCGGCACGGTCCCTCGGCTATTCGCAGCCCGCCATCTCGCGACAGGTCGCCGCCATGGAGGCGGCGGCGGGCCTCCCCCTGTTCGTCCGCACGGCGCGCGGGGTCAGCCTGAGCGCGGCGGGCCATGCCGTCGTCACCCATGCCGGTCGAATCCTCGGTGACGTCGAGTCGTTGCGCCACGACCTCGACGGGCTCGGCGATCGCTTGGCCGGTCGCGTGCGTTTGGGCGTATTCCCCACTGCCGCAGCCGTTCTCGCACCGCGGACGATCGCCCTGCTCGCCGCCGAACATCCCGGTCTCGACATTCGGTTGAGCGAGGCATCGACCCCGTCACTGCTGCGTGAACTCCGCCGGGGTCGGCTCGCCGTCGCGGTGATCGGGGCGGGCGCCGGACTGCCCGACTACGACCTCGACGGACTCGCGGTGCATCGCGTGTTCAGCGGTGATCTGTGCGTCGCCGTCCCGATCGGGCATCGCCTGGCTTCGGCGACCACCGCCGTCGCGGTCGGCGAGTTGACCGGCGAGCCGTGGGTGATCGGTGACGGCAGCGCGGGCGACCCGCAGTTCGCCGCCTGGCCCACGCTTGCCGATCCGATCGTCGCCCACCGGGTCAGGGGCTGGCAGGCCCGGCTCGGGATGGTGGCCGCGGGATTGGGCATCTGTCTGCTCCCCGAACTGGCGGCGCCCTCGGTGCCCGCCGGGGTCGCCATCGTCCGCGTGCAGGATCCGACGTGGATGGGACGCGTTACGCTCGCGGTGGCCGGACCGTCGCCCGGCCCTTCGGAATCAGCGGTGATCGAGGCGCTGCAGGCAGCGGGCCACAGCATCGGCAGCGCCGAGAGGTCTTCTGCGACAAGCGATTTGAAGCGTGCCGTGACTGACCCGCCTAGATCTCGCCGGCGTCCAACGCTTCCTTGA